DNA from Alnus glutinosa chromosome 2, dhAlnGlut1.1, whole genome shotgun sequence:
AATACAAAAGTACTTCAAATAACAAATTTGTCTCTTCCATCTTTCTTTAtctattctttatatatatatataccccgTGTCACctaacaaattaataaattagtcATCTCTCTACATTATACAATTAATGTCTTGGAGGATCTTTAAGTTTATTCCtcttataattaaaataaaatataaaacttcaaattttttaaagaaaaagacataCTTTTTTGAATGGAGGCTTTGCTGAGATCTGGTCCTAAATAAGTTTTGTTCAATCTCTCTGTTGCTCTATTTTGGCAAATCTTAAAGTAGGGAGAGCTTATCGATCATCTTACGGCAAAATCATAAACACCAGAAACGTACTAAATAGAAACAGAAAAACCAAATTATATACGTACACTATTGCATGTAATAAAGAAGATTGAATTCTAGCACCTAATAATTGAAAGTGCGATGAAGACGCGATCCTCGATCTATTTGCCAAGACGTACGTACAGTTGAGCCTTTTTGATTTCTTTGGCAAGACATTTTTTCTGACAACGTgagtttcattttctttttcttttttaaaaaatgattaattttttctcATCGTCCTTTTCTCTTcatctaatttttcaaaattaccgTCGGATATATGGGACCGTGTGTATCTCACACATATGACCTCACAGATCTAATAGTGGTTTTGAAAAATAGGAGGATGGGAGAGGGACCGGGAAAAGATATATAACACGTCTCttagcttctttctttcttttaggtATTACACTTCACGATTTTAAACACTTTATTGGAATACTATTTTAAACAAGAGACGTGTTATACATCattccttgttcttttctcatcctctcatatttttaaattactattGGATCTGCGGGGTCTATGTATGAGATAATATGCCCCCCCCCACAAATTCGatagtaattttgaaaagtgggAATAAGATGGGAGAAGGACAAGAGAAGTAAAtgaatcatttttctttgaacaaacttttgttcttcataaatatttagctaaaattaaaagattatgtAACCCAATTTGTGTATtcgtaaataatattaaagaaattaacttttattattaattatttataaattttttaataaaaaacgtTCTTCATAAATACATATAGTCAACAATAAAAGATTACGTAACCCAATTTGtgtatttgtaaatatttttatagAATAATATATAGAATACTATTTTAAGCAAACATTTGTTCTTCACAAATATTtggccaaaaataaaatattatgtgaCTCAATTTGTGTATTCATAAAACGACACTCCCAGTCAAAGTATTACCCAATAATATTGGGGTGACACCGGGCAGGACCTCATGCAGAGAAGAGAAAACCCATGAACGCgcgtaaagaaaaagaataatggtagttgtacaccaagtgtacaacaaatgtacaacaccccttcacaaggggtgGCTCCCACACACTGTGGGGTCCACTccttgtgaaggggtgttgtgcatttgttgtacacttggtgtacaactaTCACTCCCCTTGTGAATTGGGGATCGGGTGATCATCTGCACTACCAAACATGAACATCTCAATTTTGACAGGCCTCAATCCGAGATTGCATTGTTTCAAGTTCTTTTAGTTTCACCAACAAATGGTGTGATCGATCAATTGAGATAAAATGGTACAGTAGCTAGcttttttgggttaattaagGTGGGTGGTTTAAGAAATCACCAACATATATATCAACTAAATCAAAAGGGCAAATAAGCATTAGAAACCGAACCAAACTTTTTGATTGGTTCAATAATTATttgcaaataataataataataatataagatTGGTTCAATAATTTGCACACCCTTATATGCACACGTGTACGTCCTAATTATTTGTATATAACAATTAATGTCACTTGTAAGTAATTATGACGGGTTAGGATTTTATTGTAGCTAGTAGGAAAGattgatataaaaatgagatatgattctccaccacttaaatatacaacttttcaccaccttgtctatgtggcaaggtggtcttcTATTaactttggagtttttttttttttttttaaaaaataaaataaagtgggggtggtgaaaagttgtatatttaggtagtaaaaaatcatttctctataaaaATATCAAGTAATAGACATTGACTATTGAAACACATGGCTAGCTACAATAATCAAAGTAATACTAACAACATTAATAATAAtccccttttttcttctctttttttttttttttttttttttttttttttttttctgccaaTAGTTACTACATAACTAATTAACTCTGCTGTAAAAATCAGCCGCTTCTCTCTCGATAAAATCTAGCCGCCAAGGAGTCCTCGTTCTTGCCGGTTTGAGGGGGGAGGGGGCTTGCCGCCCGACTCCTTGTTTGTTTGTCGTTCCTGTTATTTCGTCCAACCTTGGGCTactatcttttcttctctctcagtGTCATTCTATGAAACCAAGAGGTGAATGTATTATTCTCTAATCATTATGAGGATTGAGAGTTTGTGGTGTTTCAATCTACTAATGAGTTGTATGGGTAAGGCGCCAACGGCCACCCAATGAAAACAAAACGTgtctcttgatttttttggtttggtttttagGTCGCATCATTGAAGTTAGATCCATGCTTCCCCCTCAATCTGTGCATGACACACGCCTCTCCATGGTATTCGCCGTCGTCCTCCATCTCTATCGCCACCAAGCGTGCTCTTCTCAGCCGGCCGTGCACCGGAGCGTGGTGTGCACACGCCAGCGAGTGCTCCTCACTCACCGGCTCGTAATGGCCCTTCCTCCTCTTCCAATTCACGGTTGGTGATTTCCGGTGGTTTCGATGGTTCTCTGATGGAGAGAGGTCTTCTAGTGAGGGCGCGTGGTCTACACACGCAGTCATTGGCGATTCCCTGTGCTCTTCTTAGCCGACTAGTGTTGTGATCTTGTTTTATTATGTtctgtttttttaagtttttgttatgTTGTCAACTTTTGCAGCCTGCTATGGTAGATTTTAAATCTAAATTAGATTGTATTGGTTTTTTTAGATCAGAATCTGCACTCTCTTATCTTCTCTAGTGGAGTTTATGTGTAAAGAGAGACTTTTACTGTTGTCCATCTGCGCCTAAGCAGATGCTCCCAAGTCAAAATCTAGTCTTTGACTTTGTTTTTAGGGCGTCTTTTGTGCCCCTAATTAATTACTCCCACTGACCCTTTGAGTCTCGTATTATAATGAATGGTTTCTTTGTTCAAAACTCTGCTGTGAAAAAATAACCTTTACAGTTGATAACAAGGATGAAAGAGGCCGAGCAAATCCCAGCCAGAAGATCCGGCCAGTACTTTAATATTTAAACAAATTTGTCAACATCAGGTGGgttcatcataatttcaaaccTAACCTGGATGGCCATTGTTTTAGCATTTTAGGCGTTAACAAATTATATATTCTCATGACAACGCAGAATATGCTTGCATTTCATAATAATATATGCTCAAAATGAAGTTATTCCCTGGGAATTATAGATAATGTCAATAGAGAGAAACATAAAGACAACCGCAATAGACATTGCACGCCAATAAACATATATAGCAATGAGTCAGCAATGAGCACTACATAAAAGTGACATGAACTTGAGTTTAAGTGTCCAAAACAAGTGTAAATATCACATGAATCTgcaaagcaaaagaaagaaagaagtagaATGGGCAATCCACATGTTCTGGTTATGCCGTATCCAGCACAGGGCCACATAATTCCTCTGCTGGAGCTATCACAGTGCTTAGTCCAACATGGGTTCAAGATAACATTTGTAAATACAGAGTATAATCACAACCAAATCATGAATGGAAATGCAATGAAGGATAAAATAGGGAATCAAATCCATCTGGTTTCCATTCCTGATGGATTAGAAACTTTGGAGGACAGAAAAAAGCCAGGGAACTTGTCAGAAGCAGTCTTGAAGGTTTTGCCTGGGAAGCTAGAGGAGCTCATCGAACAGATTAATGGGTCCAATGGTGAAGAGATCACTTGTATCCTCGCTGATCAGAGTGTTGGGTGGGCCCTAGAAATTGCACAGAAGAAGGGAATCCGACGAGCTGCCTTCTGCCCTGCAGCAGCAGCACTATTGGTCTTAGGATTTAGCATCCCAAAGTTGATTGAAGATGGAATTATTACTGATGATGGTGAGTCCTCTATCGCTACCATTTGCTTCTTCTTGCAGCATATAATAGAACATGCATCCAGTCAAACTCAACCTTCTAAAAAAGTTACCCGAATTTGGTGTATAGATGCTAATAATCTTGAAATAAGTTGAAACTTTTGGGATGAAGGTTGAATTGAGTGGAGTCGAGTCGAGTACAAATGATAACTTGAAGCCATGTTAATAATGATAGGTCATTTGATCCTAAACTTAAATGGAAATTCTCTGCGCAGGGACTCCAATGAAAAAACAGATCATTCATCTCTCACCAGCAATGCCTGTCATGAGCACAGAAAACTTGGTTTGGAACTGCTTTGGCAACTCGGCCatgaagaaaaacatttttgagCTTTTGGTAAGAAACAACAAGTCTGTGAAAGCGACTGAGTGGCTGCTATGCAACTCAACTTATGCGCTTGAGCCTGCGGCATTTACCTTGGCTCCAAATATTCTACCCATAGGTCCACTTTTGGCAAGCAACCGGTTGGGAGAGTCAGTAGGAAACTTCTGGCCAGAGGACTCAACTTGTCTGAAATGGCTGGATCAACAGCCACCAAGCTCAGTGATATATGTTGCATTCGGAAGCTTCACAATTTTTGCCCCAGCCCAGTTCCAAGAATTGGCTTTGGGGCTTGAACTCTGCGACAGACCATTCCTGTGGGTAGTGCGGCCAGATATCAGAGACGGGACAAGCAATGCCTACCCAAAAGAATTTCAAGACAGAGTAGCCGCTCGTGGGCGGGTGGTGGGATGGGCGGCGCAACAGAAGATTCTGAGTCATCCGTCAGTTGCTTGCTTCATAAGCCACTGTGGTTGGAACTCCGCCATGGAAGGTGTAAGCAACGGGATCCCATTCTTGTGCTGGCCTTACTTTGCTGACCAGTTCCTTAACCAGAGCTATATTTGTGATGTTTGGAAGGTTGGGTTGCGTTTAGAACGAGATGAAAGTGGCATCATATCACGAGGAGAAATTGAAAGTAAGGTGGAGCAACTTCTGGGCAATGAAATGTTAAAAGCAAGGGCTTTGGATCTCAAGAATATAGTCAAGACTAGTGTCAAAGAAGGTGGTGGCTCCAACAATAATTTGAAGAATTTCGTTGAATGGATGAAAGCATAGAAAAGTTCCTCCGGCCTGCCATTTTCAGACTAAATAATCTGTGCATAGCTTAATGTTACTGCCCTTTCAAAATTAGGAATAATATTTACCATGTATTTTTTATCCATCGGCTTTATTCATAACATAACGacctttaaataaataaattattacaaCGTTATTAAGGAAAACAAGAATGCAAACACCAAAAAAGAAGACTTCCCTATTAGTATAATATCATTAAGAAGTAAAAATGTTTTTTCACTGTTGCAAAATGCCTAGGGTTGGGGTTTTATCCTCGAGGGGTAGTACATAAAGTGACCCCATCTTGAGGGTTCctgtcattttaaaaaaaaaaatcctaggaTCTCAACTATGGCCCGATGAAAAAAGAGATTTTATTGAGAATTTTGAGCTTGAGATCCTCAAAGGCCAGGTTCTTATTTCTGTGAAAAAAAGAGGGGCAGGTCCATGTCGTTGATGCTAGCTCGAGTGAAGCTGATGCAGCCCTTTTGGCGGTTAGACTTGCTGTCTTCTCCGGTTGCTCTCCCTTGATCATCGAAGGTGATTCCTAGCTTGGGGAataagatcctctccatttcaattaaTGAAATGGATACTACTATTCATTTTGAATGAAAGGTCATATACATCATTAAATGTGttaactttaaatcctaactataaaataaatagtatccatttcatttgaaatagagaggatctTATTCCATTCCTTAGTTATCATCCTAACCATTAATGatccttatcttcttcttttttaactaAAAGTCTGAACCTGTTACTGTTGATATTCAGTTTCAGCCCTTTTCCATTCCTAAATGGAaggttttgaaaatttcaagatGTGCTAATTTTGCTACACACCATTTTGTTAAATGGGCCTCTTCCTACCTTGTGTTTGGAAGCAtttctactctttttctttttgttccttCTAATTGCATCATGAGTGGCAAAGACCCTCCTTGGTAATTCCCTCTCCCCGGTTCCCTTGTTTGAAtagaaataccaaaaaaaaaaaaaaaaaaaacaaatttttagatATAAAAAGCAGATATATCTCAGCCACTCCAATTGAAGTTTCAccattttccaatttttcaCTTTGTTATAATAGTATCACGCActgatttgaaattttgatataatttcAAATTGATTTATGGCTCAATTTGGTAACCACCGTCCCTTTTCCGGACATAAAATTTCTATAAAttggtttataagaaatttaatacaaattatatttaaaattgacatgtgtctcagGCCTAAACAAGTTTAACTATAATTGGAGAAGCTGAATTGTTTTCGTATATTTATGTCAACATGCAGTGTTGCTGTAAATAAATACTCAtggttaaattatcatttatctcaaaagtttaaatttataaaaaatattaatttatatattttaaatttttttaattaaaatatgaggtAAATCACAAAATTAAGGTTCAACAGaaactctgataccatattaaatcatcacttatttcaaaaatttatactaatagaaaatggttaattttatcatttaatttatattttagcaCTCATCTCACATGTGAGTttaaaacttcacttaattaaCAAGACCTGAAatatgtaattaaaataaaaggtgGATAATagagacaattttctaacttaGAATATTTGgttcttaattatttaaatctCTGCTTATATAACCCAAAACTTAAGAATGAAGTTGTTTTCGTTTGAGTTAAACAGTAACGATGTGGGTGAAGCTGGAAATCGTTGGAGTGGTATTATGTTGCTGTGGTGTGGGTGGGTTGTTGGGGGTGTGGGTTGCCGGGGAGACAGTGGGGGAAGAGGTGCTAGCCACGGGGTGAAGATCAGATGTTCGACAAAATGCTTCAAAGAGGCAGCTGTTGCGGGTGAGGCTCAGGGGTGTTCCACGAAAGGATTCAAAGAAGGCAGCAGTTAGGATAAAGAGACTATGTTGGTCGTTCTTAGGGCTTCGAGACCATAACAGGTCAAGGTATTGAttgtcgattttttttttttaccacacATCTATCACTGATATACACAGTAATTTATAGACaagatatttaaaaaataaaaaaataaatttatagacaAGATATTACAGTAGGATATGAGGCTAGGTAGTTGAAATGGTAAGGTCTCTGCCATGAAATGTTATTTCCTTGTGGAAAAGATATTGTGAGTACCGTTGGTGATCTTGAGCTCTTGTTTCCTTGTGGAGAAGATCCTGTGAGCCATATATTGGCCATCTTGAGTCCCTGTACAATTTTGTCCAGCAATTAGCACAAGTCTCTCCCTAATTGAAAGAACAGAAATAAATCAAATGATGGATCAAATCTGATATTTAGCTATATTTGATGATGTAAGGGATGATCAGACTGTAACAAGTGTGGTCGTCCCGCACCAAATCATCTCCATGGAAGTTATTCATGAAGGTTATGAAAAGAGAAACAATGCAACCGTTGGTGAagagttaattttgtttttggatgaatgaattCTTTATAAAACCAAACACAAGCTACAATCACACCAGTATAACTGGTTCAGACTACCCAAAGGGCAAAGAAAAGCTACAAACAGCCACCCTCAAAGCCCTTACAACCAAACAAACTGCAGGTTTTATTGGACTGcagcaaaaacaaaacacactgCCTAGCAACCTAATACAGAACCAACAAAACAGACAGCCTAACAAGACTGCAGACAACTCAACAATACAAGCAGAAAACTACCACATTCTGCAGATTCCATAACTGGACTAGGTGAAGAGTTACTTTGCACTCTATAAATATGGAATGGGGTCAGaaagtttttctcaatttttcttttgaaaaattcgTTTCTCTTTGTCCTCATAAATTTCCATGCACCCTATTGGAAAAATCCTTCCAAATCATTTCTATTCAATATATATCTTTCAATTTCCTTCGGTATTTGATGCAAGCTCATGCCATGCTATAAGCCACAAAGCTAAAATCAGAAATCCTAAAGACATTGTAACTAAGAGAATGACAGAATGACATTAAGATTAAAGTAAACATAAGAAACAACGATGAAAGATAAAACTTAAGCCAATGAACAAGAGAAAACTAAGAGCCAGgagaaatgaacaagaaaatggCAATCAAGTTAttatgaaaaagagaaaagataagTTAGAAAGAGCTCAACATTTCCAAGAAAGCACCAAAAGCCATGAGATCAAATCAATAAGAATGGCAATCAAGTCAATATCAAAAAGAGAAGAGACAAACAAAAGagctgaagagaaaaaaacagtCGCAAATCGTCGCTTTGAGACCCAATAAGCTTCAATGCCCATAAAGACAACCATAAAAGCCATGAGATCAAGTcgacaagaacaaaaaaacaaagataagGAAAGGTCTCAAGTGTGACgatccgttttttttttttttttttttttaaaacatacaaacagatcttcacagtggcacgactacatgtcgctcagtcAACATATCGCACATGCCTCATAACATGCATCTGATAATcaaagttacatctaacagcggaatataataatcaatgtgtagCGGAaaacatatcataagcggaaatacatctaatacataacagttaattacaacaagagtcatttaccaatctatctatttaaggcttataaaacatattacactaattacgtactaaaatacaggctcaacaaatacggatgccacgtaggacatgaaccataaataaaatacccaaaatacagaCTACCCTTGAGTCCgcgacttatgactgtcgcgatatgctccaatcatagcatcccaaacgctaggtggacgagtcaatatctatatcctcagaacctgcaaccaaatcATCAATGTCTGTACGATTACGGGGattgccgcatccgtacaggtagaattatgagcccatcgtcttagcataaataaatacactaagacctcagaggtatactattcactgagttttcgcaaagaaccaactttttttttttctagtcatgcgtacactataacagccaccaattttataaacttttgtttgaaaacccccatagctgatatagcaaacatcgactaatagaaaacatttaaacatactagacaactaagattatacgtagaagatTCGTTATAagaaacaatggcatttaaatcatgcgactattcgatagaaatatacataagttcttttccattaagactcttatgcatactaatacgtctagcaaaactactcatagtataaaaacatcacactcatgaaATCAATGCTAAACATGCTCATGTAAGTTTCGATTGTATTCTCATGGGGCGTTGGTCCCCAAATACTAGTTCATGCGTATGTTCCTAAGGGGCGTAAATCTCCCAATACTAGTTCATGTGTACGTTCGTATGGGGCGTAGATCCCCCTGGGGCGTATGTCCCCCACTAGTCCATGCGTATGGGGCGTAGATCCCCCTGTGGCGTATGTCTCCCACTAGTTCATGCGTTTGGGGCGTAGATCCCCCTGAGGCGTAGATCCCCCTGAGGCGTATGTCCCCCTCTAGTTTATACGTTTGGGGCGTAGATCCCCCTGGGGCGTAGGTCCCCCCACTTGTTCTTGCCTATGGGGCGTAGATCCCCCTAATAGTTTGTTTATGCAttcatgtttcatgctcaatgctcatactcaaatactatacattaAATTTCATAATCATGCATTTAACACatgttttatttataaaacataaacagtcctacatatcatttcttagacaatttgtataacttaaatctccaacttatactcactctaaaatcacatatcacattcatacttcaaaacatcatcataatttcaatatactcaaaattacttaaatcataaaaaacatatcataatcaacatacagttgctTCAggtttataaaacaatatatattttgcaattcatcatatatgaaaataatacttctcagtgagtagaatactcaccttggctgcgctGATATTAAGTACTAGGTCTCTTAGACACCACCATGCaatgcattactgtaaaaacaatacattgcacattattgacaacttTTGATATTGGACTCACATTTAGTTCTTAAATTGCTTAAGAGCTAAACCATGGAAAAcctataatattttaagggttccaaacgcctacccataaatcctagacactaactaaaacccaaacaatactaacccaaagtacttactaagggttagatattaaaatcaccatttaattatttactcataatattaattactaacccataattaattccactaacccatacattattttcactaatacttttataataatattagccataaaattatattcaataatctctagattatttctcactaacattgTATCAATATCATTTactctaatattatgttcataaatctttttacatcaattactaacatattaacataatttagctatctaaattttaatcacttaaaactctcaaattaatttaacccatcaaattagggtttccaaaattaacccataatttataaaacactaacttaatcac
Protein-coding regions in this window:
- the LOC133860144 gene encoding UDP-glycosyltransferase 83A1-like, with amino-acid sequence MGNPHVLVMPYPAQGHIIPLLELSQCLVQHGFKITFVNTEYNHNQIMNGNAMKDKIGNQIHLVSIPDGLETLEDRKKPGNLSEAVLKVLPGKLEELIEQINGSNGEEITCILADQSVGWALEIAQKKGIRRAAFCPAAAALLVLGFSIPKLIEDGIITDDGTPMKKQIIHLSPAMPVMSTENLVWNCFGNSAMKKNIFELLVRNNKSVKATEWLLCNSTYALEPAAFTLAPNILPIGPLLASNRLGESVGNFWPEDSTCLKWLDQQPPSSVIYVAFGSFTIFAPAQFQELALGLELCDRPFLWVVRPDIRDGTSNAYPKEFQDRVAARGRVVGWAAQQKILSHPSVACFISHCGWNSAMEGVSNGIPFLCWPYFADQFLNQSYICDVWKVGLRLERDESGIISRGEIESKVEQLLGNEMLKARALDLKNIVKTSVKEGGGSNNNLKNFVEWMKA